The segment GCTTGAGAAGCATCTCGTAGTTTTCATAAGCAAAGAATGAACTTAGACATGCCCAAGGGGTATCTCGTGGTGTTCATAATGTGTGAATGTATAGTTTTCATGACTATTAAGGGATCAAGACATACCTTAAAAATTATCTCGTAGGATCCATATGATTAAGTAACTTAGACATGCTTAAGAATATCTCATAGTGTTCAAAAGATGAAGATAGGGGCTAGGCTCTAAAGTAACAAGTAATAGAAAAGGATCCAAAAGTAGTACCTTGCATGAGAGGTGTTATGGGGCTTCATAAGTGCATTGAACAAGGTATAACCTAGGGCCATTAAATAAGAAGAGATTGAAGATGGGACAGTACTAAAGTTGTCTTCCCTAGTAAAGTAGACTAAATATGAGAGGATCTTAATAAACGGAGTTAAGCGATAGTAAAGCTATGGAGGGCGAACATGTTAAGGATGCCTTCAAGTACACTGCACAAGCATGTTTTGGGTGAATCATAAGAGTGTAGTACTCTTTAATATGAAGTAAGACTACTAGAGACTTAATGAAACAAGATAGGGTGACTTCAAGATATGCTAACATGTgaggtagtatgggatgcttcacatgcattgcacaagtatgttTTGAGTTAGCTTAAGGGCATAGTGCTCATATGACATGATGAACTAAGGTCTTTATTATGAAAGTggattatgatcaagaatgaccaaagagatGCATTTAAAtttggtagtagtatgggatgctacctttgTATTGCATtagtatacttggaggtggaTTGTGAATAGTTCATTTGAGTAAGAAAGACAATGATAAAGTATGGACTCTTATATGACTTtattatgcttatgttattCAAGTTATACTTATTcctttatctcttatgattatgtctctTATAgactaaccctttgagatatcttgTATTTTGTATGATagttccatacttagtacatgtcgTACTAACTCATATTTGTGTCTACATTCTAGTCCAATAAAGGGTCTTAATGACTACTCATAGCTTCCAAGGACACCACCACCATgttgtctttcattttattttctatgttaGACATTTTATGGGATGTGACCTAAGACTATTGTACTTGGGATGTCATTGATGGTTTATGAGACATATGTTAGACATTTTATGAAATGTCTTCCGCATTatgtttttgaaagaaaagttttaattccatgtatttttcatatatatatatatatatatatatatatatatatatatatatatatatatatatatatatatatatatatgcaatgaatgattttcaagggcttgtacaagaactccgagaggtcaagtacccCGCATTCCAATTCGATAATGCCATAAATTCTTGGGGGTACTCTCGGGTCGTTACAACACTAGTTCAACTTTGAATAGTTTTCGGacgtcttggacgtttaacctccaaactATTTCAAACTTTATATTATTCCTCTAAGCaccattataaaccattttaagaCTTTAAAACCTTATGACACATGACACAagtgttaggctctagttccaCCTAAGTCGTCTTAGAGGTGTTACACTCCCATTCTAGCTACTGTTAGTTTCTTTGTTAGAAGTTTCTGTTGCCTTAAGTTTATTCTTGTTCAATGTTGAATATTTGAATGCTCTGAGTTCATATACTTATGTGGTTTCTATTTCGACATATCTTTTGCCTAATGAATCTCGAGATGATCTTATTAGTGACTTTATCTATTTGATTGTTGCTCTGCTGATTTCCAAACAATCTCGTTGATGTTATATCCTGAATCTTCATTTGAATAGTCATTTGAATCGTTGTCTTACTTCAAACTTGAAGTGATGTTGTTGATTGTTCATCCTGTTTTTTTCTaatcaactttttttaaatgCATATATATTAGCTTGTTAGATTATTGTGACTACCACTTGATGAAACTGGCTTTGGTTTAATATGATCATGAGCAGTTCAATGGCCTCGCGGAtccttataatatgattttgttaCTTTCAAGCTCATGCTTCATATTGTAGTCCATTCAAGCACGTGATTAGAAATTTCTTTGTTCGTGTCTGTTTGCTTTGCCTTTCTATTGCCTCTGCCCTCCTTCTTGTCAAGTTTAGCTACTCTTTGATTGACTAATGGATTATAGCCTCACATTATTAACTTGCCTAAACATCGAATGCTAATTCTCATTATTAAAGCTTCTGTTCACACTCCATTTGTGTATTTTTCATGTTTGCAGTAACATTTCATAAATCCTTAGTTATTGCTTCAGTGATTTAAAATTAAGTTGATGAAATGGTGGTGATTTATTATTCCATCTGATTTGTTTTCTCTTAAAAGTTGAGGTATTCCATGATTTTTGATCCAAATACCTCCTGCCAAGTTGGTTCCAATATAGACTGTGAATTGGTCAGtatgttctcttttttttttaacattagatGTTTGGTTTGAATTAAAAATGGATAATTCTCATtccttttcttctctcttttacATGTGAATTTTGTATGGCTGAGTCCGGATATTGACTCCCTTTATTTCCTCTCTCTGCATTTCGGGTTTGGTTGAAATTCAACACTTCTTTATCGAGTCAGCCTCATCACTCATCCGAACGAAAGGGAAGTTGATATACAGGTTTTGGAAGCAAATAATGCAAACAAATGGCTAATATATACTGGTATACAGATTCTGTATACAGTGAAATACAAGGCCTAAATTTCAAATACAGGTGCAAGGGGTCAAAGAGGACTGTATACAGGTGGTTAGGGGCGGAAATTTCAACccatattaataaaatgagtCCATTTTATCCATATTTAATGGTTTGGATCActcatattttaatgtataaattataggaaccacatattataaatacaaaatgaccttttatcacttttagaattgaaattactaaaaatcccttaaaatttaAGGAAGCGGGATACATCCATTTGGCACGGAATACATAAGTACTGATACATCATAGTGGACATCTGCTATGATTAATTAGGATTAATTACCGTGATTTCTGTTATTATTAACTGAAATCACGTAATTAATGGTCTACAGCTTGCGTAACTAAttagtaaattcaaattttaaatcagattagcttcataattcaaaaatattcttgtaaaagttGATCTGCATActaagaattcaaaaaaaaagttttgaagaTGAATATCTCAATTCTGCTGCGGCATTCTGGAATTTGGGTGAGCGATGTTAATTATGAAGGTTACAAAGTTGATGGAATTATTGTTGGCCATTCCATTTCATTTGTGAACCTGAAAACGTTGATTTTATCAGAGCTTGAGATCGACACTGTTACAAAGGATATTGAAATATGATACATTGTCGAGGGAAGCTCATGTCCATTGAAAATCAAAAACGACATGGGTGTGAAACTTTATttcaaagtaaaaaagaatGCATCTGGAATCGGCATGTATCCGCTTTGTATTGATACAACGGATAAAATTGTTGGGGATATACGTAATTTTGATTGTTCATCAGGTGAAGTCGTATGCGTGGAAGGTACCGAAAGAGATACTGAAGCTCTTACTCTAGTCGAGTCGAGAATTGTGGCATTGATTATATTCCAGAATTAAATGCTATGAATTACATAACTGATTCCAATAGTACTGAAGTGAAGACAAGGCAGTTGTATAAGGACAAAGGAACACTCGTTGCTGTAATggctaaatataaaataaagaacaacttCAATTTTCGAATGAAAAGATCGGATAAGAAAAGGTATTTGAATGCTTACTCTATGATCTGATTGTTTTtctctattatatttttatttatattgtatctGATACATAAATATAAGAAGTCTATATCTTGTTGTGATATTTATAGCATTGCTTTTCTTATATGAATTAAACCAATAAAAAATTTTGGACAACTATGTGTTGGTTTGCTTCAGCGACCAATGTGGATGGACCTTAACATCATCTTGCAGAAAAAAATCTAATGTATTCAAAGTGAGATATTTCAATAGTGAACATACATGTCCGATGCGGGATAGGATACTAACAAAAGTACAAGCAACAATTGGATTTATTAGTGGTGTGACTGCCCCTAAATTGGTAAATCATAAAAGAATCCATACACCTCGAGATGTAATTGAAGATATTAGAGAATTGTTTGGGGTTGAGATATCGTACCAACAAGCATGGCGTGCTAGAGAACGTGCACTAGAAATGCTCAAGGGTAAGCCATCAGAAGGATTTAAACAGATGTCGAGATACATATGGatgctaaataaagtgtatCCAAATTCATATAAAAGGATGCAAAAGACGGAAGATAATAAATTCATGTATCTGTTCATAGCCCTAAGACCGTTGATAAGAGGGTTCGACTACTGCAGGCCCGTAATTGTAGTGGATGTTGCACATCTTGGAGGGGCATACAAGGGTACttttgtatcagcaagcacactcgATGGTGCAGGTATGAGTGTTATAATTCTGATGTAAtgtataacttattttatatttatattaatatatattagtgTAAACATTGTGTATCGTGAAGTTAAATGTGATATTCTTTGTAATTAGGATGCATATTGCCATTGGCATATGGTGTTGTAGACACTGAAAATGACTGATCGTGGTCATGGTTCTTCgaatatttcaaaaatgcaTTTGGTGAGCGTGAAAACATGTGTATTGTATTGGATAGAAATGAAAGTATCGTAAAGAGTGTAAGCATTGTATACCCAAATGTACCTCATTGTGCATGCATATGGCATCTTTGGAAGAATGTATGTTCAAGCTTCAAAAGGAGTAAAAAAACACTAAGTGATATATTTTACTCAATGGCAAAAGCATACAGAAAGGaagattttgataaattaatggcTATGGTTGTGAAAGTTGATCATAGGGTGAAGGATTACCTTGAAGAAGTTGGTTATAAGAAGTGGTCAAGAGTTCATTCAACCATAAACAGAGGTATAATGATGACTTCGAACATCGCTGAGTGTATCAATGGATGTATTGTCGATGCACGTAAGTTAATTATAATAGACTTCTTGGAGGAAGCTAGACTTCTATTTGGTAGTTGGAActataaaaatagagaaatagcGTCATATACAAAGGACATATTGAACTCGAAGATTTGAGGAGATATTGAGTGTAAACGCATCTAAAAGTTCAAAGATGAAGGCATTTATCAATTTCCTTAAATTTCTGTTTTATGTATCAGATACAAACTGATTTTCAATGTTAAGTGTTgttttgaaaatgatatataaattgtatattaCGTAATGTATCACTAACTTCTTAAATTTTTAGGTTGTTCCATCATCTGAATATATTTTCACAGTTCATGAAGCCGGAAAAAGATACACAAAATGCCTTGAGAGGAAAACTTGCACATGTGGAAGGTTTCAACATGATGAGATACCTTGCGCACACGCAATTGCAGTTTTGAAGCACAAGAATGTTACCAATTTGCACTCATATTGCTCTGATTACTACAAGCCGTATGCATTAGAAAAAACGTACGAGGTTGTAATGGTTCCAATGCCAGATAAGGAGGATTGGAACGTTCCAGAATATGTTTTAGATGAAATTGTCCAGCCACCTAGGTATAGAAGGTTGGCAGGACGACCAAGAAAGCGAAGAAAGAAAAATGCGTATGATAAAATAACAGTGAACAATAATAGTCGTGGGCAGTGTGGACAAGTAGGACATAACAGGAGAACTTGTACTTTCTTCCCGAAAGAGAATTGAAAGAATGTTTTAAAGTAGGACATTAGTGTTCATGGTACTTatatccatttttttctttagaatttgGACTAAATAAGGTGTATTGGTTACACAACTTAATTTGATGTTCAAATATATGACTTTGCAGTTTAATTATGTGCAAAATTTAAACTCCAAGTTTTATAAATAAACAGATTCAACAGTGGTGCATTTTCAATGTAACAGTAATGATATAGGAGTTTGTTTGTGTATgtgatgtatcatatacatgcATATTATTGAAAAGATGTTATATGTTCCGtgtatattgtattttgatttattcaagtgtacaaaaaaattgacttgttCAATTGTTTACTATATGATTCGTGTATACatgtttatttatgtatattatgtatcagatacattcatatgattgaaaatatgttatatttttcgTGTATTCTCCCTTATGAGTTATTCTAGTGTCCCAAAACTTGACTTGTTCAAATATGTACTACATGTTTCGTGTGTACCACCTTATTaactataattttgatatattacaTTCTAGTGGTGCTTTGCACTGTAATATTAATTTGTGATTagtttgtttatgtatatgatgtatcatatacatttgtataattcaagTGGCTAAATATATAACTGCAATAtttgtacatgtatatattataacttatgtatcatatacatcatttttaTAAGTGAAAAATACTTAGAACTCAAATAATAAGGTATCATACACATTCGAACTTAAGTGtcatatacttcattttgtAAATTAGCTGTCAAAATTACTTACACTGAACTAAAAATTTTGTACCTTAACGTTATAAAGCAACAATCGTGTCTAAAACAATAACTTTAAAAACCATAACATTAATAACTAACAAACTATTGTAATACCAATAAGCTTttagaaaaacacaaaagataATTGTCTTCAACACAAAACAACATATAAACTTGTTCATCCTGTCCCAGCTAATTACTAATCTATGTTAACAATGTCATCTTCAGTTGGTGTTGTGAATTGACCCTTAGGATTTGGTGGATCGTCATAATCACTTATGTATCCACCATTGACCTTGTCGCTGTCGTATCTTCATAACAATGCAGCATATCTATTGCGTAGGTAATTTGCAAGATGTCCATCAGTATCagtgtcgcgccccattttcgcagaaaatgggttttgtgcacgacctaacaactcttttgggatttcgagtttagagtcgccacctaacgaattaaggtgctttagggcacctatctaaactaactaagtctagctaaggtcaacgagccagagattagggtaagggttcaaattacctcgagggaaaggtgttaggcatccctcgaggtccacaaatgtgggtcccggccgtatctcatgcaatctatgtgagGGTTACAATTAGCAGtcaaggtcacttcatttattaattcatttaatattgctaagtgataacaaatataaaaaaaattaatactattttatttttattttttaaaatttgttatcacttagcaagattaaataaattaataaatgaagtgacaTTGACTGCTAATTGTAACCctcacatagattgcatgagatacggtcgGGACCTacatttgtggacctcgagggatgcctaacaccttcccctcgagaaaatttgaacccttacctaatctctggctcgttgaccttagctagacttagttgggttagataggtgccttaacgcgccttaattcgttaggtggcgactccaaactcgaaatcccaaaagagttgttaggtcgtgcacaaaacccgcGATAGAATGGCGACTCCACTGGGATATTAGGTTCTTACCATTACGTGTTAATTTCTTATTTGTGTGGGTTTTacttgatttttggtcatttcattatttgttaggTTCTTACCATGTTTAGTTTGTTGCCTTATTTACTGTCTTCTCTCCATGTTCCACCATTTCccttttccttaattgtttattaCCATGTTTCACCTCTTCCCTTTTTCCTTAATTGCTTACATGTTTAATCTCGTATCCTCTTTCTTTATTTGcgtgattttaatattttgatatgtttaaatttcttcattcaTCCATgcttatttatctatttattgtttataaacTTTCTTTATGTTACTGCTTtccaatttaaatgctaaatgtTTATTGCTTTGATAATTGGCATTCCGCTCATACTTCCCccaattgggaccctcttcttttttattttgttctcgtgATGTTGTGCCTTTGCACCTCTCACAACTACTTCAATCCTATTCAAATACCCATTATAGAGAGTCAGCATATGCGTGGACGTAACGGATAGTTTTACTACCGCGAAGCCACGAGCCTCTCGCATAGAATCCTTTTCATGTCCGTGTCAAGCCAACTCTTAGAAGTCCTGGTTAAGTCATACATGATGCATAAGCCCTAGGTGGTTTGACCCTTGGTGTCAATCCACATAATTAGTAGCCACCCTCTCGTCTAAAGGGCCCCAACATCCTTgacaaattgcatatttatgtgtcaacgtgatcataataattaaatcaagccaACGTTGTCAAAATGGAGTTTAGAAGTCGTTTGTTACTTTGTTTGCAGAGTCATGGCTCACCCTCACTTTCCCAACACGCAAATGATGGTCAAAGTTAATCCCATTTTCAAGACTTGGTGgaaagatattcaaaaaaatcgAGAGTTAGAAGCAAATGAACTGTTAGGCGGCCTCACTGCTTTGATCTCCGTAGATTCAGATCGTCACTTAATCAAGGCATTGTTGAAATTCTTGGACACTGAGAGGTTAGTCTTCAAATTAAAGGATTTTGAACTAACCCCAACAATCGAAGAAGTTGGAGGATTCATGGGTCTCGCATATAAAGAGTTGGAAATGATTGTTCCACATAAGCCAAGTCCAAGATCTTTTCTGAAGCAAATGGGCATGTGTCACAATCCAAGTCTACTTTGTCTGAAAGAAGGTTGGATTTCATTAGAGTTCTTATATTCACGCTTTGGGGATGAGGAAGGTCATCAAAACTTTCATAGAGAATTTGCTTGCTGTTCTGCAAAATGGGAAAGGTATCGTCTTAATGCATTCGCCGTCACCCTATTAGGCTCATTGGTTTTTCATAGAGAAAGAGGAAAGATCCACACCGGCTTGTGTTACGTGGTTAGTATGTTGGCTCGAGGTGGGAAGACCTTAGTCCCCATGATACTTGCAGAAATTCTAAGAGCTTTGACTGCATGCACCAAAGGCAAAAGATACTTTGAGGGGTGCAACTTTCTGCTGCAACTTTGGGCCATCAAACATTTCTACCAAAGAGCTAATAAAGTAGACATTGTTAGAGGGACAATGGGGAACAAAATTATCAACCATCACCTAAGGATGAAATATTTTATCTCCCCTGTGGGAACGGAGGACTAGTTCACATACCTAAAAGAAGCGCTCAGCCGTTGAAATCCAATGGAAGTATTATTGGTTGAAGCCGCGACGTGCCATCATAAGATGAAATGAACTTTACTTTATTGAGCTTATCAGTTTTAATGGTGTGCATCCATACGCACCACTTCGAGTCCTTTGACAATTCGGACAGATCCAAAAGATACCTCTGCGATCCCACATGAGCCACTATGGATATGACTTTGGGTCAGAATTACCGCAAGTGAACACTATATTGCGAAGATGGAAGAATGTGATAACTATCTATGCTCAAGAGAACCGACCCTTCTGCACACCAGAATATTACGTATGGCTTTTAGAAGACGCAGAGCACCGAGATTTGAGCGAAGGAGGTCTTCCTGGTTTTGGCGATGAAAAAGAGAGCAAATGGGCTCGCAACCTTCTAAACACCGACTATTACATTACCCCAGAAATGAGGAAGCAGATTGTGCCTAACATTGGAGAgcaacataattgaagttttttttctctttattccCCATGTGTCATCCCTAGCCCTTTAGTTATCTCTAGACTGATGtaataaatagaaattatttcaataaattgAAAGTCATTTTACTGTCTAACTCTAAACTCCAAATTGGCAAATAaggcttgaattaattattatgcatCACTTATGTGTCGCTTAGGCCTACCTCTTGCTCAACGAGGTCCCGTGCATTTAGGGCATTTATCTCAAAACAACGTgttgatattatgatattatccTAACCCCTAACTCTTTTCTGTTGATTCTACTGTTTTCCCATTTCCCAAGGTTGATCTGTCCTTCATCCTGGCACATACACGATCAAAAGGGACCCCCCTTCTCCTTATTCTCAAAGAGCAAGCTCCAAAGACAAAGGTAAAATGGTTGACGACAACAGCACCAATGAAAGGGTAGAAGCTTCTAAGGGAGGACAACTTCAAAATAATCTTGTCCTAAGACTTGAGTGCAAGATTTCACAATTGGAAGAAGAGCTAGCCCATATGCATGATTTGGCCAAGTTGTCTATCTCTCTTGGAACCCAATTTGGAGAAAACATAGACAATCCTCCTAACCAAACAACCATGCCAAACAATCCTCCAATCAATATATCCCGACCTGAACCCACCCGTCCAAATACCTTTCCACCACCCCACGCCCAAAATACCCAAGTTCCATTTCACCACTATTACCAACAAACCAAACCAACCTTCCCAGAAACAACCCCAAACACAAATATCCCATATACTCTTGGAAACAACAACCTCAATCCAATATACGTGGAAACTGCCCCTCTGACCCATGACCTCCATGAATCAGAGTCCCATCAAAAAGACATCCTAATAAAAAACCTGACTGAGAGATTAGACAACTTAACCAACAGGGTACAACATGTTGAAGGAAATAAGAAGTTAGGAGGATTGAGCTATGAGGATCTGTGCATGCACCCTGATGTAGAACTGCCCGAAGGATACAAGCTTCCAAAATTTGAGATGTTCAATGGCATTGGGGATCCCAAAGCCCACCTACGAATGTATTGTGACAAACTTGTAGGGGTGGGAAGAGATGAGAGGATACTCATGAAGTTGTTTATGAGGAGTCTTACTGGGGAGGCCCTATCATGGTATATTGAGCAAGACTCGCAGAAATGGGTAGAATGGGTTGATATGGCAACTGATTTCATGAATAGGTTTGgttttaatattgaaaatgcACCTGATTGGTTTtacattcaaaatttgaagaagaaatcgAGTGAATCCTTCAGAGAATATGCCATAAGATGGAGGTCTGAAGCGGCTAGGGCCAGACCCCCTATGAAAGAATCTCAAATGAAAGACTATTTCATTCGTGCCCAAGAACCACAATACTATGACCGAATGATGCTAGTGGCTGAAAAGAGTTTCGCTGAAATCATCAAACTAGGCGAAAGAATTGAAGAAGGCATAAAGAATGGGACTATCATCAACTTGGAGGCTTTACAAGCAACCAACAAGGCTCTGCAATCTGGTGGAATGACAGAAAGTCGAAAGAAAACAGGTTCTGTAATGATGGCTCATGGAACTAAGACCCCTTTGAGGCACAAGACAATAAACCCACCACCATCCCCATACCCTCACACCCCATACCCTAAACATCCCTCAGCTCCACCCCCTATATCTCCCCAACCCATGCGTATATATTACCAAAACGCTCCTCCTCAATATTTGCATGCCTCATATCCTGTCTATAATGTTCAACCAACACACTTCCAAACTCCACCACCCACTCAAACACCAAATTACCGAAACAGACCTTCCTATGAAAGAAGACCTACAAAAATCTATACCCCTTTGGCTGAACCCATAACACAACTTTATGAAAGACTGAAACAGGCTGGGTACGTCTCCCCAATACCTGCATTACCAGTGGATGTTCGCACAAAATGGTATGACCCTAACAAGGTATGCGCCTACCATTCTGGGATGAAGGGTAACAACACCGAAGTTTGCAGAGCCCTTAAGGATAAGGTTCAAATGTTGATTGATACAAAAACCATCCAACTCAAGGATCCTACACCGAATGTTGCGAATAATCCTCTTCCTAACCATCAAGTCAACATGGTGGAAGCTGGTGATGTCTGGGATTGGGAAGAATCTAACTGGGCCGTCGAAACAGAAGAAGCCATGTCTACCACTGCCCAAGCACCACTAATAGTGCAAGGACTCGCCCCATTTGAAGTAGAAGTTGTTGCACCCAGACCACCGTTCACTGTCTATAGGGCATCCTCCCCAATACAATGTGATACACATGTTGTACCTTGGGATTACAACAAAAGACAAATGAATGTGGAAGAGACAGATGTTGCAACAGGGGTCACCAGATCTGGAAGAATTTACACTTCTGAAAATTTGGTTCAGGGAAGCTCTAGCAAATCCAAACACCAGTCGTAGAGCTTGAAAATCAAGGTATTTGGAAAAAGGTTCAAGCTAAAGAATACTCTGTCATTGAGCAGTTGAGTAAAACCTCATCCAAAATATCAATTCTGGAGTTACTGCAATCTTCTGAAACTCATCAAAATGCCCTTCTGAAGATCTTTGGTGAAGCTTATGTCCCATCTAACATCACTCATGGAGAGGTATCCCAAATGGTGGGGCAGGTCTTTGAGGCTTACAAAATATCTTTTCACAAAGATGAGCTGCCACTCGAAGGAACAACTCACAATAAAGCTCTGTACATTTCAGTTCAATATCAGGATAAGGTGATAAACAAAGCATTAGTTGATGCAGGTTCAGGTTTAAACATTTGCCCTCTGAGCACACTGACGAGGCTGGGCGTGGATAATGCAAAAATTCAGACATGGAAGATGAATGTGAGGGCATTTGATGGCTCCCAGAGAGGCACTATTGGGGAGATAACCTTGGACATGCTCATTGGTCCTGTCACTTTCCCCATAGCTTTCAAAATTTTGGACATCCCTTCATCGTACAACTTATTGTTGAGTTGTCCATGGATTCATATGGCTGGAGCAGTTCCATCTACTCTTTACCAATGCCTGAAGTTTGAATGGGATTACGAAGAGGTTGTAGTCCATGGAGAAAAGGGTCATCCTGTATACACGATTGAAGGAAGAGAGAATATGGATGGTGAAATGTACCATACAGTGGAGCTTGTTGGTAATATTGAGTTGCAACCTTGGTTCAGCCAAAAAATCATAGATATGATGGCCTGGTTCGGTTTCGAGCTTGGGAAAGTATTGGGGGCTGAATTGCAAGGGATAGTGAAACCTATACAGCCTGTTCGACATTCCACCACTTTGGTTTGGGATATAAGTACACTACCGAAGAATGGCTCGATTGGCAACCACCTAGAGATGGGTATACTATCCATTGAAGAAACCCATACCGCCATTGCATCAATCATTTCGATCAGCAGGTTTCATGGGCGGCAGTACTGATGAGATCTCAGACGACTTGAAGGGGTTATCGCTAACCAAAGAAGAGGGGAAAGTTTGCAACGTCGTGATCAACGAGGAGGAGAAAGGGGGCCCTAGTGGAAGCAAGGAAGCAAAGATCAGCGTCAGCAACTGGACCTCGACTCCATCCAGACCTCGTCGAGCATCTGGGTAGCCTTGGAAGATGTTTTTCTATCaagttttaattcaaataaaaagagtttttaATAAACGTTTTAATTCCCATCCTCTGTATTGCTTTAGAATGAGgacttatgaaattttcaaatctttatcaataaagttcttttccatatttttgccttatatttaattgtttgctatttttttttctcaccaGCAAAATTCACTATAAAAATGTCGACTCTGAGACTATGGCATACAATGAGACTGCTCAACTTAATATTAATGACTTAGAAGAAGTCAAAGACAATGAGGTTCCCGAGGAGTTAATCAAAAGGGTTAAGGAATTCGAGGAAAAACCCAATCCAAACTTGGTAGAGACAGAAGTGGTGAATTTGGGAAATGCAGAGGTGACACATGAAACTCGAGTAAGCATCCATATGATAAAAGAAGACAAAAGAGAGTATATCGAGTTTCTCATAGAGAATAAAGATATTTTCGTGTGGTCCTACGCAGACATGACAGGGCTAAGTACTTCAATCGTAGCCCATCGACTGCCCACTGATCCAACATGTCCTCCAGTAAAACAGAAGCT is part of the Solanum lycopersicum chromosome 1, SLM_r2.1 genome and harbors:
- the LOC138342083 gene encoding uncharacterized protein, whose product is MRDRILTKVQATIGFISGVTAPKLVNHKRIHTPRDVIEDIRELFGVEISYQQAWRARERALEMLKGKPSEGFKQMSRYIWMLNKVYPNSYKRMQKTEDNKFMYLFIALRPLIRGFDYCRPVIVVDVAHLGGAYKGTFVSASTLDGAGCILPLAYGVVDTEND
- the LOC138342088 gene encoding uncharacterized protein produces the protein MAKAYRKEDFDKLMAMVVKVDHRVKDYLEEVVPSSEYIFTVHEAGKRYTKCLERKTCTCGRFQHDEIPCAHAIAVLKHKNVTNLHSYCSDYYKPYALEKTYEVVMVPMPDKEDWNVPEYVLDEIVQPPRYRRLAGRPRKRRKKNAYDKITVNNNSRGQCGQVGHNRRTCTFFPKEN
- the LOC138342090 gene encoding uncharacterized protein, whose protein sequence is MVDDNSTNERVEASKGGQLQNNLVLRLECKISQLEEELAHMHDLAKLSISLGTQFGENIDNPPNQTTMPNNPPINISRPEPTRPNTFPPPHAQNTQVPFHHYYQQTKPTFPETTPNTNIPYTLGNNNLNPIYVETAPLTHDLHESESHQKDILIKNLTERLDNLTNRVQHVEGNKKLGGLSYEDLCMHPDVELPEGYKLPKFEMFNGIGDPKAHLRMYCDKLVGVGRDERILMKLFMRSLTGEALSWYIEQDSQKWVEWVDMATDFMNRFGFNIENAPDWFYIQNLKKKSSESFREYAIRWRSEAARARPPMKESQMKDYFIRAQEPQYYDRMMLVAEKSFAEIIKLGERIEEGIKNGTIINLEALQATNKALQSGGMTESRKKTGSVMMAHGTKTPLRHKTINPPPSPYPHTPYPKHPSAPPPISPQPMRIYYQNAPPQYLHASYPVYNVQPTHFQTPPPTQTPNYRNRPSYERRPTKIYTPLAEPITQLYERLKQAGYVSPIPALPVDVRTKWYDPNKVCAYHSGMKGNNTEVCRALKDKVQMLIDTKTIQLKDPTPNVANNPLPNHQVNMVEAGDVWDWEESNWAVETEEAMSTTAQAPLIVQGLAPFEVEVVAPRPPFTVYRASSPIQCDTHVVPWDYNKRQMNVEETDVATGVTRSGRIYTSENLLSKTSSKISILELLQSSETHQNALLKIFGEAYVPSNITHGEVSQMVGQVFEAYKISFHKDELPLEGTTHNKALYISVQYQDKVINKALVDAGSGLNICPLSTLTRLGVDNAKIQTWKMNVRAFDGSQRGTIGEITLDMLIGPVTFPIAFKILDIPSSYNLLLSCPWIHMAGAVPSTLYQCLKFEWDYEEVVVHGEKGHPVYTIEGRENMDGEMYHTVELVGNIELQPWFSQKIIDMMAWFGFELGKVLGAELQGIVKPIQPVRHSTTLVWDISTLPKNGSIGNHLEMGFMGGSTDEISDDLKGLSLTKEEGKVCNVVINEEEKGGPSGSKEAKISVSNWTSTPSRPRRASGKIHYKNVDSETMAYNETAQLNINDLEEVKDNEVPEELIKRVKEFEEKPNPNLVETEVVNLGNAEVTHETRVSIHMIKEDKREYIEFLIENKDIFVWSYADMTGLSTSIVAHRLPTDPTCPPVKQKLRKYKPEMSLKIKEEVSKQLDAGILQVTEYPTWLANVIPVPKKDGKVRVCVDYRDLNKASPKDNFPLPNIHILIDNCAKHETQSFVDCFVGYHQIEMHKDDAEKTAFITP